The genomic window atgaaatttCAGTTGCAAGGcactcaaacatgtttttctttgcaggTTTGTGGTGTGTAAATGATTAACACAGAACCACATGACCGACTTTTACCTTCCCCTGATAGGCATGTGAGAATGACTGGTCGGTTAGATGACACATCACAGAAGTTTACAAGCCAAAATCATATGATTGAGTCAGTTCCTCAAACTGTCTTATGACCTCTGACAGTAAATCTCTAAAGTGCTATTCTGCTTTTAGGTTTCActccaaaacactgcaaaacacagaaaattggATGCGTTTTATCAACATTGTCAGAGATCTCATCTTTGAATCACCTGTAGTGTCATTACTCCTAAAATACAGTGAACTGTGTAGTAGCTATCAATATCGGTCAGTGTTGaccacaaaaacataaaatcataattGGAAATTCCCAGAGCTATGGATGACTACTTACTGTATCTACTACTACTGTGGACGATACAAATGCATTTCATCTCTTTAATGTAGATTGTTTTGggataaataaaagacaagagTTGAAAGCAAGCATTCCTCCCCTCGTAGGctataaacatttttcacaagcaTTTTTACAAGCGCTTGCTTGAGTTCTTGATTACAGAAATGAGGCTATGCCTAAACTGAGCATGATGTCCCTTTAACACAGAAGAACcagctaataataataataaagaaataatatgCATCCCTATGGTTGAGgtcaaatgttcaaattttgTGCGTCAAGTAGTTAAAGTGTGTGAAATGTATAACCGAGAAATCAGAGATCAAAGACTGAAACAGGTGACGGGCGATGAGAAAGATTTTGTCTTTCAAATAGTCAGCTTCCACATCCACATGAGTTCTGTGCGTTAGCGTGGCATAGAGGGAGTTTGCCTTTTCATGCTCCCACAGTGTTATCATTTTCCCAAATGCTAACTGTTGCCTACTCAGAGctgcaaaacaacacacagaaattAGTCCCTCAAGTAGTTTTCCATTTAGATTCCAGGACACGCGATCCCTCCGTCTCAAGAGACCAAAAACGAGCCGTCTTTGATCTCTGTCCATACCGTCACATCTGACCCAGCAGAGGGAAAGAGATGAAATAACCGAGCACAGAGCCCACGATGACCCCGAGGAAGATCCACGTGTTGTAGGACATGACGCACAGCATCAGCATGTAGCCCAGAGACACCTGCAGCATGTGGAGCACCGTCTGGATACCGTGCAGCAACCAGCTGAGGACGAGGAAACAGAGAAATCATCACCTCAAATAAATTATATCAATCAAAATAGTGCACATTCAGTCTGTCAAGGTGTTTGAGATGTTATATTTTGCTTgtgttatatattatttttggtTATCAATCATTACGACAGAATAGTTGACACTTAACAGAAAGCGAGGTCAGCAACACTCAGAGAAATCACCAAACTCTACATGTTCGTTTGAATAAACATCAAAGTGGTTAATAGGGGCCAAAAAAGCACAAAGAATTCAACTCTTTTAGGATTTTGGGTTGGTTTTCTGAAGGATCTGCTTTCAAAGACCCTGACCTGTTCCTGGTGCTTGGAGTGGGAGCTGGTGAATCCATGGGGGTCAGCGAGGATTCAGAGGGGCTGCTTTCCAGCACGGAGCTGCTATCGGTGCGGTAGGACGGAGGGACGGCGCACAGAGGCTGTGGCTCAGCCAGCTTGGAGCAACTGCTCAGCCACACCCTCCAAACTTTGAGCACCTCATAGAAAACCGTCAGCAGCAACACCACGAACACCGACAGCACCATACCTGAGACACAATTAATGCACAAGATACAACACATGACTGTAttataaaagtattttaaaccATTCCTGCTGCTTAATCCACTTTTCCTCTGCCCATTTATTGGGTTGCCAATGTTCCAAATACATGTGtctaaatacataaatatgtcTAAACACACAGCTTCTTTTTTGGTGCAACTGCCTTTtctgacagatggaaacagtttactgtttTAGCTGTAAATATGAGTATTTGGAAGATATTGAGCAGAGCCTGACCAATACACTGCAGTTCTCAGCAATAGCGATAAACAGAGATGTATCAACATATACAAATATTGTATATTCAATTCTTTAACAACCAAGTTTAATGGATCCTTGACAAAGACGTGTATTTCTTATGCATTTAGGTTGAAAAAATGAGTACTGGTAAATTTTCAGCCTCAAAAATCTCAGTCAGGCTCCCATACTGAGCAGGTGGATGGACAGCAGACAAGTGGATCATGCTACAggttttttgatattttttttcgCTGCTACACTGGCCCAGTGTTCAAAACCACTGTAACTGTCCTGAATCCAATCTGACTACAGCTGCCGTCCTCCACAGAGGAGCAAGCTTTAAACCTTTTAGAGCCGGCTTCCAGGTGAGTATTTGATGCTCAAAATACAAGCTTtcagtggagtaaaaaaaaaaaaaaaaaatgcacctgCATCTTTGTTGGGTGTGATGCAATGTTATATAAATGTAACATGAACCATCAAGACAGAgaaatgtgtacagtatgttttaacCAGATGAACTGGTTCTAAGGAGTTACCACTACCAGTCAACATCTCACAGTCAATTTTTCCTCTGAAGTGAAGGTGCTACTCTTCACTTGGCAGCTTACCTGCAGGTCCATGTACATCCCAGAAGTCAAACAGCAGCGTCACGCTACTTGACACCCCAAAAGTcatctaaaagaaaaaacaagagacaaatTATAACCTCTAAACCTCTGTTGATCTTCAAGTAGACTGTCATTTACTTTAAAGGCACCTTTCCAATTCCGAGAGACATAATTAATGCAGGACCAGGTGTtacaacaacactgacatcatccTCCTTCCCTTTAAGATCAGTCATCCAAGCCTGTGAACTTGCTGCACTGCTCTCTGATCAGTCCTCTCCATTTTCTGGGGCAGCGACTCAAAACGTCTTTGATTACACATCTAACAAACCCGCCCAGACTCACGTTATAATAAAAAGCACTCCtcataaaaaaaaggtttacattttaaaataacagacaGGCTGATAAGGCATCATAAAAGAACAGTAAAATAAGCAGTTTGAATATaggaaaataaagacataaaatatgcTGTGgaagtggtgtttttttttgtctgaggcAAACTAAACAATCCTGGGAGAAGAGatgttcttcctcttctgtttctcaaTTGTATTGTAGGAAATTCGCTCTATGTGCAGGATTCTTTATTCTCAAAAGCTCCTTTGTTCAACATATAATTTTTGGATTCCTTAAAAAACGAAAAGAATTTAATTCTCCTCGTTCCAAACAAATATCTGTTCAGCTGATCTTGACCTCGACTGCAGGATGTATTGTTCCACAAAAGCACACTCTgttctgtcctgctgctgtagatgtgtgactgacagaggaatgtactgtttgtgtgtgtatgtgtgtgtgtgtgtgtgtgtgtgtgtgtgttcctaaGTCAGCTGCCCGGTTCCTGCCAGGCTCTCTCTGAGCCCACTTCCCTGCTAATTCACCACCCGTCTGCGCATGAGTGTCTCTCACCAGCTGCGCGCTGGAGAAGGTGTACATGGAACCTGCGATGTCCATGTTAACACTCAAACTATTAGTCCATCGCAGAATATTTAGCCAGAACAATTCTAATATATCATGAATCCTTTAGCAAGCAAAACACCAAACATATTacggttccagcttctcaaatgtgaggatttacttttttttttggtgttttgagCTGCTggctggacaaaacaagcaatgtgaAGACATCAATATAGGATTTGGAAGCAAGCCAAAGGCATTTCTCTCAACTGTCTGacattttctaataaaaaaaactatgttgcagctctagtttatGTGATGCAACTGTGCATACAATGTGTATGTAGTCCTTCCCCATCACAGggaacacaaagaaaaacacaaagcttCATTGTacgattattaaaatagttggtgatttattctctgttgactgactaattgattgactagctaattgttgcagctctactgaggTGGAACACAAACCAGGTTTTCTCACACTCTTCTGGTCCCTCTTCACTTTCAACTGTCCAATTAAAGACCAAATGAAATATCAAAGGGTAATTCCATAActtggcttttattttcttagCTTCATTTCTATCAGTCATGATAACATGGTACATACCAAGTTAACACAGTGACATCGCTACAACAGTCCAATGGGGCGAGAAACATGAGTAATCACATTGGGTAATAATTTCAcagttttcctttgttttctcctACAGATTGTCTAACAGCGGGGTTTGGTTGAAACCTGTCTCATCGTCTGACTGTTGGGCTTCTTTTCAGTGATGACACCATGTtctcagatctcagcaattaacttggtgagtaAAATGACCTACAAAAACAAGATCCTATTGTGGTATATCGAGTTAACCTTTAAAAATCTGTGTCAGctggaaaagaggaaaatcGGCTTCTGCGGAAAAGTGACCTCATTAACTCAATGTCACTTTCACTTTTATCCGCTCCATTAAAATCCAATTCTTTTGGTGTCAAATGTGTAGAAacttctttaactgacagactCGTGAACAGCTTCGACATTGAAAAATAGTAAAAGGTCAAAGCAAAAAAGATGAAggacagtgaaaaaaaagtccCGTTAAAGTGATGAGGAAAAGGGAAGTATTTGACACGGTTGGAAAACACCACAGAGAAAGTCAAATATGGACAACTTGAGTCAACAAATTGAGTCAAGGCCAGGCAGGGTGATCGTTGTGAGCTTATCTTTCAAGCTGCTTGTGAAAACCTGATACTTGTTTGCCAGGTGAATGTTGAGACTGCAAACCGTGACAGCACTGCTTCTACTACAAACATTCCCAGTACACTTTCAAAGGACTGCGTGtctttttgcatgtttcagGTCACACGTACGTCAGTCAAGCATTTTGCAAGCATATAACTTTGTACGTTTTTGGTTGCTGTTCTTGTCATTGCCGACTGTGAGACAGCCTGCAAAGATGTTGCAGCGTCTGGACTTTCGCACATTTAACTTAATtctcattttaaccaaaacatATTGATGATTTTTGCTTCTCGATTCAATGCAAGTTTACTCTCTTATACTGGCTGCCTGACAGAAAGgaataacacattaaaaaaatataagaagCTAAGATTCACCTTGAAAAATGCCAGGGAATCATGTGAAGTACATGTGATATAAATTGGTTACATGTAGGGCAGGACAATCACTCTATATCCAAGTATATGGACTTTTAATGGAATCAAATCATGATGATTTGATCACaacatgttattgttttacaaaatgATGTTGTCCCAGTTAATGAGCCTATGCAAACTGTGATTCATAACTgactaaattaattaaattctgTTATGAGTGTAAAATGTGATTTGAGGGCCTGGTTAAATGGGCTCTTTAAAACACAGCCTTTAGGTTTTACAGTTAATCTTTTCGAGCAGTGAGAGGTTCTGTTGTATGCAAGAGTTTGGGCAGCCTAAGA from Thunnus maccoyii chromosome 19, fThuMac1.1, whole genome shotgun sequence includes these protein-coding regions:
- the slc31a2 gene encoding probable low affinity copper uptake protein 2; this encodes MMSMTFGVSSSVTLLFDFWDVHGPAGMVLSVFVVLLLTVFYEVLKVWRVWLSSCSKLAEPQPLCAVPPSYRTDSSSVLESSPSESSLTPMDSPAPTPSTRNSWLLHGIQTVLHMLQVSLGYMLMLCVMSYNTWIFLGVIVGSVLGYFISFPLLGQM